In a single window of the Drosophila subpulchrella strain 33 F10 #4 breed RU33 chromosome X, RU_Dsub_v1.1 Primary Assembly, whole genome shotgun sequence genome:
- the LOC119556950 gene encoding uncharacterized protein LOC119556950 — MNSSETMDEKSKIIALRAVMEESLTPENRHVTRTRKVVKNSARPSLADKYKHGIAHLKGSSLPKHKFLKNKGKHDPQQAEEVWANTPWFHGAQTQKAVPPTEDAKTLQGALNQPAVPQTQQSWFQGFLNQPAVPPTQDWVPQPRHSWFQGARNQPEGPRTLDSWFQTAQTQEAVPQAQVPWFQGAHSEGAAPTPQNSLFQVAQNQPDSWFQGLPKP, encoded by the exons ATGAACTCTTCGGAAACCATGGATGAGAAATCAAAAATTATAGCCCTAAGGGCGGTAATGGAAGAATCCTTG ACCCCCGAAAACAGGCATGTTACTCGCACAAGGAAGGTGGTAAAGAATTCCGCCAGACCAAGCCTGGCGGATAAGTACAAGCACGGCATTGCCCATCTGAAGGGAAGCTCTCTACCAAAGCACAAGTTTTTAAAGAACAAGGGAAAACATGATCCGCAGCAAGCCGAAGAAGTGTGGGCCAATACACCGTGGTTCCATGGAGCCCAAACCCAAAAAGCGGTTCCCCCAACCGAAGATGCGAAGACCCTACAAGGAGCTCTTAACCAACCCGCGGTTCCCCAAACGCAACAGTCGTGGTTTCAAGGGTTCCTTAACCAACCCGCGGTACCCCCAACCCAAGACTGGGTACCGCAACCCCGACACTCGTGGTTCCAGGGGGCCCGTAATCAACCCGAGGGTCCCCGAACCCTAGACTCGTGGTTCCAAACGGCCCAAACTCAAGAGGCGGTACCCCAAGCTCAAGTCCCGTGGTTCCAAGGGGCCCATTCCGAAGGCGCGGCACCCACACCCCAAAACTCGTTGTTCCAAGTGGCCCAAAACCAACCCGACTCATGGTTCCAAGGGCTCCCCAAACCCTAG